A region from the Candidatus Obscuribacterales bacterium genome encodes:
- the glpK gene encoding glycerol kinase GlpK, producing MMTSPTYVMALDLGTTGNRAILFDRRGTIAAQAYKELTQYYPQPGWVEHDPREIWDDTCWAMQAAIKKAGIQPQQIASIGLTVQRETCLLWNKTTGRPLHNAIVWQDRRTSAMCRQLAEQGYVDEIYDRTGLVLDAYFSASKLQWLLKHLEKDDPPMEPNNILAGTIDSWVLWNLTGGQVHATDDSSASRTMLLNLVNRQWDEKMLALFGIPREILPSIQPSIGHFGTLAPDILGAEIPITAVFGDQQAALYAHGCDRPGLLKCTYGTGCFLVSHTGNAIARSKNHLLSTIAWTQSHGDQTEVGYALEGSMFTAGACIQWLRDGLKLITAASDTGPMAEQVSDNGGAYFVPALSGLGAPHWDMTARGAFLGLTAAVQREHMVRAVLEAIAYQACEVVTAIDQDGGTKTRLLKVDGGACQNDFLMQFQADVLGIPVERPAILDATAQGAAFAAGLAVGFWDDYRTLVDQRKIDRVFEPSANRDRTRAQFSRWQQAVERSKHWVEE from the coding sequence ATGATGACTTCTCCGACCTATGTAATGGCGCTGGATCTAGGTACCACAGGGAATCGAGCGATCTTGTTCGATCGCCGTGGTACCATCGCCGCCCAGGCCTACAAAGAGCTCACTCAGTACTACCCCCAGCCGGGTTGGGTTGAGCACGACCCCCGTGAGATTTGGGATGATACCTGCTGGGCGATGCAGGCGGCGATCAAAAAAGCCGGCATCCAACCGCAGCAAATTGCCTCTATCGGGCTGACTGTTCAGCGGGAAACTTGTTTACTGTGGAATAAAACCACCGGTCGTCCTCTGCATAATGCGATCGTCTGGCAAGATCGTCGCACCTCCGCCATGTGTCGCCAATTGGCAGAGCAAGGCTATGTCGATGAGATTTACGATCGCACTGGCTTGGTGCTGGATGCCTACTTTTCTGCCAGTAAGCTGCAGTGGTTGTTAAAACATCTAGAGAAAGATGATCCACCCATGGAGCCCAACAATATCCTGGCGGGCACTATCGATAGCTGGGTGCTTTGGAACCTAACTGGTGGGCAGGTACATGCGACGGACGATAGCAGCGCTAGTCGCACCATGCTGCTTAACTTGGTGAATCGGCAGTGGGATGAAAAAATGCTGGCCCTGTTTGGCATCCCACGGGAGATTCTGCCTAGTATTCAGCCCAGTATTGGCCACTTTGGGACGCTTGCACCGGATATTCTGGGTGCTGAAATTCCCATCACGGCGGTTTTTGGTGATCAACAGGCGGCGCTCTATGCCCACGGGTGCGATCGCCCTGGATTGTTGAAATGCACCTATGGCACGGGCTGCTTTTTGGTGTCCCATACGGGCAATGCGATCGCCCGCTCCAAAAACCATCTGCTGTCTACTATTGCCTGGACGCAATCCCATGGCGATCAAACTGAGGTGGGCTATGCCTTAGAGGGTAGTATGTTCACGGCTGGAGCCTGCATCCAGTGGCTGCGGGATGGGCTGAAGTTAATTACCGCAGCCTCAGATACTGGGCCCATGGCGGAACAGGTGTCTGATAATGGCGGAGCCTATTTTGTTCCTGCCCTCAGCGGCCTAGGCGCACCCCATTGGGATATGACGGCTCGAGGCGCATTTTTAGGGCTCACAGCGGCAGTGCAGCGAGAACATATGGTGCGGGCGGTGCTGGAGGCGATCGCCTATCAAGCCTGTGAGGTCGTGACCGCTATCGATCAAGATGGTGGAACGAAGACTAGGTTGCTGAAGGTAGATGGTGGAGCCTGCCAAAATGACTTCCTCATGCAGTTCCAGGCAGATGTTCTAGGAATTCCAGTGGAACGGCCAGCGATTTTAGATGCCACGGCCCAAGGAGCTGCCTTTGCTGCCGGCCTAGCGGTGGGTTTTTGGGATGACTATCGCACGTTGGTAGATCAACGCAAAATCGATCGGGTGTTTGAACCCAGTGCCAATCGCGATCGCACTCGGGCACAGTTCTCCCGATGGCAACAAGCTGTGGAGCGTTCTAAGCATTGGGTGGAGGAATAA
- a CDS encoding HAMP domain-containing sensor histidine kinase, with product MIPGVVLLEHNQFAGMISRRRFLERMSRPYALELFLQRSLQTLYRFIAHEFLVLPSQTLIVDAVQQSLQRSPEDLYEPIVVQSGDDYRLLDIHQLLLAHSRIHELAKQVIHEQTQAQMFQHEKLASLGRLIANVSHEILNPVNFIAGNINYLGNYGQDLLALIDVYDADDHQNSAQSDAMKQEIEFDFLKKDFSEIISSMQVGADRLRKIAESLRTFSYQHKDEYQATDIHECLENTLVILSTRLRNVVTVVRQYGELPMVSVYPGQLNQVFMNLISNAADAIAERQQQLSTVKRDRSLAAVDWQPQITITTRQLTRDELLHTSDTDVDRWVCISIDDNGCGIPDNLQKRIFEEFFTTKSVEHGTGLGLAICRQIVFEKHGGCLHLRSQVGVGTGFDIFLPMHE from the coding sequence ATGATCCCAGGCGTTGTGCTGCTTGAGCACAACCAGTTTGCAGGGATGATTTCTCGTCGTCGGTTTTTGGAGCGGATGAGTCGTCCCTATGCCCTAGAGCTATTTTTGCAGCGATCGCTTCAGACGCTATATCGGTTCATTGCCCATGAATTCTTAGTCTTGCCTAGCCAGACGCTAATTGTCGATGCAGTTCAGCAGTCTCTACAGCGATCGCCTGAAGATTTATATGAACCGATTGTGGTGCAGAGCGGTGATGACTACCGGCTATTAGATATTCATCAATTATTGTTGGCCCACTCCCGCATTCATGAGTTAGCCAAGCAGGTGATTCATGAACAAACTCAAGCGCAGATGTTTCAACATGAAAAATTGGCGAGCTTAGGGCGTTTGATTGCGAATGTGTCCCATGAGATTTTAAACCCGGTTAATTTCATTGCTGGAAATATCAATTATCTTGGAAACTATGGTCAGGACTTGCTGGCGTTAATTGATGTTTATGATGCAGATGATCATCAGAACTCTGCTCAATCTGATGCAATGAAGCAAGAGATTGAATTTGATTTCTTAAAAAAAGACTTTTCTGAAATTATTTCTAGTATGCAAGTAGGGGCCGATCGCCTCCGAAAAATAGCTGAAAGTTTGCGAACGTTTTCCTATCAACATAAAGATGAATATCAAGCAACAGACATTCACGAATGCTTGGAAAACACGCTGGTTATTTTAAGTACGCGCCTCCGCAATGTGGTGACTGTGGTGCGACAGTATGGTGAGTTACCCATGGTTTCGGTTTATCCAGGTCAGCTGAACCAGGTCTTTATGAACCTGATTAGTAATGCGGCAGATGCGATCGCAGAACGGCAACAGCAGCTCTCAACAGTGAAACGCGATCGCTCGTTAGCTGCTGTAGATTGGCAACCACAAATTACGATTACAACTCGACAACTTACACGGGATGAATTGCTTCACACCAGCGATACCGACGTTGACCGCTGGGTTTGTATTTCGATTGATGATAACGGTTGTGGTATCCCGGATAATCTTCAAAAGCGCATTTTTGAAGAGTTTTTCACAACAAAATCCGTTGAACATGGAACAGGTCTAGGCCTAGCTATTTGCCGACAGATTGTTTTCGAGAAACATGGAGGATGCTTACACCTACGCTCCCAGGTGGGTGTGGGTACAGGGTTTGATATTTTCTTGCCGATGCATGAGTGA
- a CDS encoding glycosyltransferase — MRALLIGNSKNKLDNIAAAQLYPFFLYRRQLRRRICLEFKHIQAYTFSDICDASTKKNVDVIIIRPDWREDSETAERSLEYIRKHNPYKKIIFLDPFDQTSSRYFSVLPYVNQFLKYQRLKDVQLYTRPFVGGSFLTDYLAHELNYDLNNWHVGSQAPEGYESRIGTYWNFATSQGFYKTFRKPARRTGEKDIDVFCRLSFGPPEQVEWYGQYRLAAVQALVPLEAQYKLAVDRSPEGARSVSSKQYLDEIKRSRIVFSPFGWGEITWRDYEAACHGCLLIKPSVDHIDTRPNIFYPGKTYVPVRWDFQDLEEKCRYYLENPDEANQIIQNARQAYMQYFENQEFINTMERDILSQAPTPISVL, encoded by the coding sequence ATGCGTGCACTTCTAATCGGCAATTCGAAAAACAAGCTCGACAATATTGCAGCCGCTCAACTGTATCCTTTCTTTTTATACCGTCGGCAGCTTCGTCGGAGGATATGCCTAGAGTTCAAGCATATTCAGGCTTATACCTTCAGCGATATTTGTGATGCCTCTACGAAGAAAAACGTTGATGTGATCATCATTCGTCCTGACTGGCGAGAAGATAGCGAAACGGCTGAACGTAGCCTGGAGTATATTCGCAAACACAACCCTTATAAAAAGATCATTTTCCTCGATCCCTTCGACCAAACCAGCAGTCGATACTTCAGTGTTTTGCCCTACGTCAATCAGTTCCTCAAATACCAGCGGCTTAAAGACGTTCAACTCTATACTCGTCCCTTTGTGGGCGGTAGCTTCCTCACCGACTATCTAGCCCATGAACTGAACTACGATCTCAACAACTGGCATGTCGGCTCTCAGGCTCCAGAGGGGTATGAATCAAGAATTGGCACCTACTGGAACTTTGCCACATCCCAAGGATTCTACAAAACCTTCCGCAAACCAGCGCGTCGAACCGGAGAAAAAGACATTGATGTGTTCTGCCGCCTGTCGTTTGGGCCGCCCGAACAGGTGGAATGGTACGGTCAATATCGACTAGCCGCCGTTCAAGCGCTCGTTCCCCTAGAGGCTCAGTACAAACTTGCCGTCGATCGCAGCCCCGAGGGAGCACGCAGCGTGTCTAGCAAACAGTATCTAGATGAGATTAAACGCAGTCGCATCGTGTTCAGCCCCTTTGGATGGGGAGAAATTACCTGGAGGGATTATGAAGCAGCCTGCCATGGATGCTTGCTCATCAAACCTTCCGTCGATCATATCGACACCCGGCCCAATATCTTCTATCCAGGCAAAACCTACGTGCCTGTCCGATGGGACTTTCAGGATCTAGAAGAAAAGTGTCGCTACTACTTAGAGAACCCAGACGAAGCCAATCAAATTATTCAAAATGCTCGCCAGGCTTATATGCAGTATTTTGAGAATCAAGAGTTCATCAATACGATGGAACGAGATATTCTGTCTCAAGCCCCGACACCCATCTCAGTTCTCTAG
- a CDS encoding MBL fold metallo-hydrolase: MSTEAFMVYFWGVRGCIPTPSLETARYGGNTACVELQVAGKRLIFDGGTGLHVLGNHLLKQMPVDAHIFFTHTHWDRIQGFPFFMPAFHQGNCFHIYGSVGLNGASIKQRLCDQMLRPHFPVPLQVMQADMQFHNISPGSIITLDDVTVETVSLNGTNSSLGYRVTWEGRSLVYATDTEHNGRNVDQNVLYLASEADLLIYDVDYADRAYYDPAVKAVTRQTQTWKEAVEVAIESHAKRVILFHHDPHHEDDFLDHMELEVQATFPHAQLAREGMAINLLE, from the coding sequence ATGAGCACTGAAGCGTTCATGGTGTATTTTTGGGGCGTTCGGGGTTGTATCCCCACGCCCAGCCTAGAGACCGCCCGCTACGGCGGTAATACAGCCTGTGTAGAACTGCAAGTAGCAGGAAAGCGCCTAATTTTTGATGGCGGTACGGGGTTACATGTATTGGGCAATCACCTGCTAAAGCAGATGCCTGTTGATGCGCACATCTTTTTCACCCATACTCACTGGGATCGGATCCAGGGATTCCCATTTTTTATGCCTGCCTTTCATCAAGGCAACTGCTTCCACATCTACGGCTCTGTGGGCTTAAACGGAGCCTCGATTAAGCAGCGACTCTGTGATCAGATGTTGCGCCCTCATTTCCCGGTGCCTCTTCAGGTGATGCAGGCTGACATGCAGTTTCACAACATCTCGCCAGGCTCCATCATCACGCTCGATGATGTGACTGTTGAAACTGTTTCGTTGAATGGTACGAACAGTTCTCTTGGGTATCGGGTCACGTGGGAAGGGCGATCGCTTGTCTATGCCACCGATACAGAGCATAACGGCCGCAACGTTGACCAAAATGTACTGTACTTAGCCAGTGAAGCAGATCTACTCATTTACGATGTAGACTATGCCGATCGCGCTTACTATGATCCAGCGGTAAAAGCGGTCACCCGTCAAACCCAAACCTGGAAAGAGGCGGTAGAAGTGGCGATCGAATCTCACGCCAAGCGAGTCATCTTATTCCACCACGATCCACACCATGAAGATGACTTCTTAGACCACATGGAACTGGAGGTTCAGGCAACCTTCCCCCATGCTCAGTTGGCCCGAGAGGGAATGGCTATCAATCTTCTAGAGTAA
- a CDS encoding inorganic diphosphatase, producing MDLSRIPAQPKPGLINVLIEIPAGSKNKYEYDKDLEAFALDRVLYASVQYPYDYGFVPNTLAEDGDPLDGMVLMDQPTFPGCVIAARPIGMLEMIDGGDRDEKILCVPDKDPRYTQVKSLSDVASHRLDEIAEFFKTYKNLEKKVTEILGWKDVDQVAALVNACIARYKSN from the coding sequence GTGGACTTATCACGCATTCCTGCCCAACCTAAACCGGGTCTAATCAACGTTTTGATTGAGATTCCGGCTGGCAGCAAAAACAAGTACGAGTATGACAAGGATCTAGAGGCGTTTGCCCTCGATCGCGTTCTATATGCATCGGTGCAATACCCCTACGACTATGGATTTGTGCCCAATACCCTAGCGGAAGATGGCGATCCTCTCGATGGCATGGTCTTGATGGATCAACCCACCTTTCCCGGTTGTGTGATTGCGGCACGTCCCATTGGTATGTTGGAGATGATCGACGGGGGCGATCGCGATGAAAAGATTCTTTGTGTGCCTGACAAAGATCCGCGCTACACCCAAGTGAAATCCTTGAGCGACGTCGCTAGCCATCGCTTGGACGAAATTGCTGAGTTCTTTAAGACCTACAAAAACCTTGAGAAGAAGGTTACGGAAATTCTCGGTTGGAAAGATGTTGATCAAGTAGCTGCCCTTGTGAATGCCTGCATTGCTCGCTACAAATCTAACTAA
- a CDS encoding peptidoglycan recognition family protein: MIDKFRWIMRSLLGRLFILTLVSALFMIGVSQGAFARARVLFNLRSEPVEAELPTVEAIPNPFKNPTLLPAVPNPSIGYDPPQRTAMADPSNYDRRVLQDVDGHLLTNSLVVVLHETVGTAQSAIYLFQTHHPDDWDQVSYHVIIERDGTVVYIVPIEMRAFGAGNSVFVNANGQVEGVRTNPDFPPSVNNFAYHISLESPPGSWESGPTHRGYTEEQYQSLAWLLARTDIPDDRITTHEAVDRTESRIDPRSFDRERFLAILHQYPNRRA; the protein is encoded by the coding sequence ATGATAGATAAATTTCGGTGGATCATGCGATCGCTCCTAGGGCGGCTGTTTATTCTAACGCTCGTCTCTGCCCTGTTTATGATCGGTGTGAGCCAAGGTGCATTTGCCCGAGCCCGAGTGTTGTTCAACCTCAGAAGTGAGCCTGTTGAAGCAGAATTGCCAACGGTTGAAGCAATTCCCAACCCCTTTAAAAATCCTACTCTCTTGCCTGCGGTACCCAATCCATCCATTGGCTATGATCCTCCCCAGCGTACTGCCATGGCCGATCCCAGCAACTACGATAGGCGGGTTCTGCAAGATGTCGATGGTCATTTGCTCACCAATTCTCTTGTGGTGGTGCTCCATGAAACGGTCGGGACAGCCCAAAGCGCCATTTATCTATTCCAAACCCATCATCCTGATGATTGGGATCAGGTGAGCTACCACGTCATCATCGAACGAGACGGCACGGTCGTGTATATCGTTCCCATTGAAATGCGAGCCTTTGGTGCAGGCAACTCAGTTTTCGTCAATGCCAATGGGCAAGTGGAGGGTGTGCGCACCAATCCCGATTTTCCCCCCTCGGTGAATAACTTTGCTTATCACATTTCCCTAGAGTCTCCACCAGGCTCCTGGGAATCTGGGCCGACCCATCGCGGCTATACCGAGGAGCAGTACCAGTCTTTAGCTTGGCTGCTGGCTAGAACCGACATTCCCGACGATCGCATTACCACCCATGAGGCCGTCGATCGCACCGAAAGCCGTATCGATCCACGCAGTTTTGATCGGGAGCGGTTTCTGGCTATCTTGCACCAGTATCCTAATCGCCGCGCCTAG
- a CDS encoding alpha-ketoacid dehydrogenase subunit beta: protein MAETLLFNALRQATDEEMARDPSVFVLGEDVGHYGGSYKVTKDLYKKYGDLRVLDTPIAENSFTGMAIGAAMTGLRPIIEGMNMGFLLLAFNQIANNAGMLRYTSGGNFKIPIVIRGPGGVGRQLGAEHSQRLEAYFQGVPGLKMVACSTPYNAKGLLKAAIRDDNPVIFFEHVLLYNLKEDLPDDEYVLPLDKAELVRKGKDVTILTYSRMRHHVMHAVKTLEKEGYDPEVIDLISLKPLDFETIGASIAKTHRVIIVEECMRSGGIGAELTASINDRFFDELDGPVLRLASQDIPTPYNGTLEALTIVQPAQIIEAVQKVVAARV, encoded by the coding sequence ATGGCAGAAACCCTTCTATTTAACGCTCTCCGTCAAGCAACCGATGAAGAAATGGCCCGCGACCCTAGCGTCTTTGTGCTAGGGGAAGATGTGGGACATTATGGCGGTTCCTACAAAGTCACGAAGGATTTGTACAAAAAATATGGCGATCTGCGGGTGCTCGATACGCCGATCGCAGAGAATAGTTTTACAGGAATGGCGATCGGAGCCGCAATGACAGGGTTACGCCCGATCATTGAAGGCATGAACATGGGATTTCTGTTGTTGGCGTTTAACCAAATTGCTAACAATGCCGGCATGTTGCGCTATACCTCCGGTGGCAACTTCAAAATTCCTATTGTGATTCGTGGACCCGGCGGGGTAGGTCGGCAGCTTGGGGCAGAGCACTCCCAGCGGCTAGAAGCCTACTTCCAAGGTGTACCTGGCTTGAAGATGGTGGCTTGCTCTACGCCTTATAACGCTAAGGGGTTACTCAAGGCCGCCATCCGTGATGACAATCCGGTGATTTTCTTTGAGCATGTGCTGCTCTATAACCTCAAAGAAGATTTGCCAGATGACGAATACGTTTTGCCCCTAGACAAGGCAGAACTGGTGCGCAAGGGCAAGGATGTCACCATCCTCACCTACTCACGAATGCGCCACCACGTCATGCATGCGGTTAAAACCTTGGAGAAAGAGGGGTACGATCCTGAGGTGATCGACCTAATTTCCCTGAAGCCCTTGGATTTTGAGACCATTGGAGCATCTATTGCCAAAACCCATCGGGTGATCATCGTTGAAGAATGTATGCGCTCGGGCGGCATCGGCGCAGAGCTCACCGCATCGATTAACGATCGCTTCTTTGATGAACTGGATGGCCCTGTTTTGCGCTTGGCATCGCAAGACATCCCCACGCCTTACAACGGTACCCTGGAAGCACTAACCATTGTGCAACCGGCTCAAATTATTGAAGCGGTGCAAAAAGTGGTAGCGGCAAGGGTGTAG
- a CDS encoding fumarylacetoacetate hydrolase family protein, with protein MAQRYVRVKTPPGQLYYGLLHLDRQVQILDAPPWLGGQLTEQFLNPDEFDILAPCAPSKIVAIGKNYAKHAAEMGTPVPEEPLIFMKPPTAVIATGHAIEYPPQSQRIDYEGELALVIGDRCFNCTPEQARSKIWGYTIAIDVTARDLQQRDNQWVRAKGFDTFCPLGPWIVRELSAGAMLQTFLNQNKDPVQCASIDTMVVSPEQLVSYISRVMTLLPGDVVLTGTPEGVGPLQVGDVIRVEVEGIGSLESSVIARPEPEPNPSPSGEDAIAP; from the coding sequence ATGGCGCAGCGCTACGTTCGAGTTAAAACCCCGCCTGGGCAGCTTTATTATGGGTTACTGCACCTCGATCGCCAAGTGCAGATCCTGGATGCCCCGCCTTGGTTAGGGGGGCAATTAACCGAGCAATTTCTCAATCCAGATGAGTTTGATATTCTGGCTCCCTGTGCGCCGTCTAAAATTGTGGCCATTGGCAAAAACTACGCCAAACATGCTGCAGAAATGGGAACGCCTGTGCCGGAGGAACCGCTGATTTTTATGAAGCCACCGACGGCGGTGATTGCTACCGGACATGCCATTGAATACCCACCTCAGTCTCAACGGATTGACTATGAAGGCGAGTTAGCGCTGGTGATTGGCGATCGCTGTTTTAACTGCACGCCCGAGCAAGCTCGGTCAAAGATCTGGGGCTACACCATCGCCATTGATGTCACTGCCCGCGATTTGCAACAGCGCGATAATCAATGGGTGCGAGCTAAGGGGTTCGATACCTTTTGTCCCCTCGGGCCGTGGATTGTTCGAGAACTGAGTGCTGGAGCCATGCTGCAGACGTTTCTCAACCAGAACAAGGATCCGGTGCAGTGCGCCTCGATTGACACGATGGTAGTGTCACCGGAGCAGTTGGTGTCCTATATCAGTCGGGTGATGACGCTCCTGCCTGGTGATGTGGTGCTCACCGGGACGCCGGAGGGCGTAGGGCCGCTGCAGGTGGGGGATGTCATTCGGGTGGAAGTGGAAGGCATTGGCAGCTTGGAGAGTTCGGTGATTGCCCGTCCTGAGCCAGAACCTAATCCGTCTCCCTCCGGGGAGGATGCGATCGCTCCCTAG
- the rpsF gene encoding 30S ribosomal protein S6, which translates to MKRAYETMYILRPDLGEEMADQVITKYQGILKDNGVESIDTQHRGKRRLAYEIQNHKEGIYIQMNYEAEPTAVAAMERDMRFSEDIIRFLTMRQDELQSDPSTPVSL; encoded by the coding sequence ATGAAACGTGCGTACGAAACCATGTACATCCTACGCCCAGATTTGGGTGAAGAGATGGCCGACCAAGTGATCACTAAGTATCAAGGCATTCTCAAAGATAACGGCGTTGAGTCTATTGATACCCAACACCGAGGCAAACGTCGCCTAGCCTACGAAATTCAGAACCACAAAGAAGGGATCTACATCCAAATGAACTATGAAGCAGAGCCGACGGCGGTTGCTGCCATGGAACGGGACATGCGCTTTAGTGAAGACATCATTCGGTTTTTGACTATGCGTCAAGATGAACTGCAGTCTGACCCCTCTACACCCGTCAGCCTCTAG
- the lepA gene encoding translation elongation factor 4, whose protein sequence is MTDAPVSRIRNFSIIAHIDHGKSTLADRLLQSTGTVSDRDMKEQFLDSMDLERERGITIKLQAARMHYQARDGEQYVLNLIDTPGHVDFSYEVSRSLAACEGALLVVDASQGVEAQTLANVYLALEHNLEIIPVLNKIDLPGADPERVKAEIEEIVGLDCSNAILASAKEGVGIDDILESIVYLVPPPQDTMKEPLRALIFDSYYDAYRGVIVYFRVMDGEVRKGDRIRLMVSGKEYEIDELGVLSPTQVQVDALHAGEVGYFAAAIKSVEDARVGDTITLAKGSAKEPLPGYTEAKPMVFCGLFPTDADQFEDLREALERLRLNDAALQYEPETSSAMGFGFRCGFLGLLHMEIVQERLEREYNLDLITTAPSVIYKVTTIDGAVLMVDNPCQLPDPQYRELIEEPYVKVEMITPEAFVGTLMELGQSRRGEFKDMKYLAQGRTTLTYEIPLAEVVTDFFDQMKSRSRGYASMEYHLIGYRVNPLVKLDVLINGDKVDPLATIVHRDKAYYVGKALVEKLKELIPRHQFKIPLQAAIGSRIVASESIPALRKDVLAKCYGGDISRKKKLLQKQAKGKKRLKAIGTVDVPQEAFMAVLKL, encoded by the coding sequence ATGACTGACGCACCCGTCTCTCGCATTCGTAATTTTTCGATTATTGCTCACATCGACCACGGTAAATCCACCCTGGCGGATCGCTTGCTGCAATCCACTGGCACCGTGAGCGATCGCGACATGAAAGAGCAATTTCTCGACTCGATGGATCTAGAACGGGAGCGGGGCATTACTATCAAGCTCCAGGCAGCCCGGATGCACTATCAAGCGCGGGATGGCGAACAGTATGTGCTGAATTTGATCGACACGCCGGGGCATGTGGATTTCTCCTACGAGGTGTCGCGATCGCTAGCTGCCTGTGAAGGAGCATTGCTGGTGGTGGATGCCTCCCAGGGTGTGGAAGCGCAAACCTTGGCGAATGTGTACCTAGCGCTAGAGCACAACCTGGAAATTATTCCTGTCCTCAACAAGATTGATCTCCCTGGGGCTGATCCAGAGCGGGTGAAGGCAGAAATTGAAGAGATTGTTGGCTTGGACTGTAGCAATGCTATTTTGGCCTCCGCCAAGGAAGGAGTTGGCATTGACGACATCCTAGAGTCGATTGTCTACCTCGTGCCGCCGCCCCAAGACACCATGAAGGAGCCGCTGCGGGCCCTGATTTTTGACAGCTACTATGATGCCTATCGCGGCGTGATCGTCTATTTCCGCGTGATGGATGGGGAGGTGCGCAAGGGCGATCGCATCCGGCTCATGGTTTCGGGTAAGGAGTATGAAATTGATGAACTGGGTGTGTTGTCCCCAACCCAAGTGCAAGTCGATGCTCTCCATGCCGGTGAAGTGGGCTACTTTGCAGCGGCCATTAAGTCGGTTGAAGATGCTCGGGTTGGCGATACCATCACCCTTGCCAAGGGCTCGGCTAAGGAGCCGCTGCCGGGCTACACCGAAGCTAAGCCTATGGTATTTTGCGGACTCTTTCCCACTGATGCCGATCAGTTTGAAGATCTGCGGGAGGCCCTGGAACGGCTGCGCTTAAATGATGCAGCGTTGCAATATGAGCCAGAAACCTCCAGCGCTATGGGCTTTGGCTTCCGCTGCGGGTTCCTCGGGCTGCTGCATATGGAAATTGTCCAAGAGCGGCTGGAGCGTGAATATAACCTGGATTTGATTACTACGGCTCCCTCGGTGATCTACAAGGTGACGACGATTGATGGGGCGGTGTTGATGGTTGATAACCCTTGTCAGTTGCCCGATCCGCAGTATCGCGAGTTGATTGAAGAACCCTATGTCAAGGTAGAAATGATTACCCCGGAGGCCTTCGTGGGTACCTTGATGGAGCTAGGGCAGAGCCGGCGGGGTGAGTTTAAGGACATGAAGTACCTAGCCCAGGGGCGCACCACCCTCACCTACGAGATTCCCCTAGCGGAAGTAGTCACAGACTTTTTCGATCAGATGAAGTCGCGATCGCGGGGCTATGCCAGCATGGAATATCATCTAATTGGCTATCGGGTCAATCCTTTGGTGAAGCTGGATGTGTTGATCAATGGCGATAAGGTTGATCCCTTGGCGACGATTGTCCATCGTGATAAGGCCTACTACGTTGGTAAGGCGCTGGTGGAGAAGCTTAAGGAATTAATTCCCCGCCATCAGTTTAAGATTCCCCTACAGGCGGCGATTGGGAGTCGAATTGTTGCCAGTGAAAGCATTCCAGCCCTGCGCAAAGATGTCTTAGCCAAGTGCTACGGTGGGGATATTAGCCGCAAGAAGAAACTATTGCAGAAGCAGGCCAAGGGTAAGAAGCGCTTGAAAGCGATCGGTACGGTGGATGTACCGCAAGAAGCGTTCATGGCGGTGCTGAAGCTTTAG